ATACTCCAGGGCGAGCCTCGGTGCATTACCGGCCAGCATCAACGCCTTGGAAAGGGAGTCGGCGGCGGGCCGTTCACCCTCAGGCAATTGCTCGACCCGGTTAATCAGCCACCGATTGGCCTCGGCGTTGCCAGGCACAGGTATCGTGAGTGCCTGGCACCGCGAACGAATGGTCGGCAGCAATGGTCGACCGCTCTCCTGCAGGAGAATCAGGGTAACGTCAGGCTGCGGCTCTTCAAGGGTCTTGAGCAGGGCGTTGGCTGCGTTGATGTTCAACTGATCGCCCCGGTCGATTATGGCGACCTTGTGGTGAGCCACCTGGGGAGAAGCCACAGCGAATGCCGACAACGCCCTCACCTGGTCCACTTTGACCATGCGGGACTTTTCCGGCCCATAGACCCGTACATCGGGATGACTGGCTGCGCCGTACAGCTCACATTGCTTGCACCGGCCACACGCCACAGGCTTTCCGCTTTCCTGTCCCGAGGGGCGCTCGCACACCAGTAGACCTGCAACCGCGTCGGCCCAGGCCCGTTTGCCAATGCCGCGCTCGCCGGACACGATCAGCGCGTGGGGCAGCCGGTCATCGGCAACCCGGTTCTGCACGGTTTGCCAGGCTCTCGCCAGCCAGGGCATTTCTTGAACAATGTCGGTCACTGACTATTTCCGTGTAGTTGTTGCTGGTGAGCCGAAGAAGGACGACGACCTGTCTGTTTGTGTCGGGCCCGCCGGCCGCGCAATTGGCGCCTCATGGTCGCCAGTAAACGGCGCATGCGCTTCAGCTCCGCGCCATCAGCCCGGTCCTTGCCCGCGCTATAGTAATGGCTGTTTACCATTCGGGCAAAAAGCCGCGCGGAGTCGGCCGCCGCCGGCTCAGCCCTCGCGAGTCGGGATGCGAGGCCGGAGGGCGTTTCTCCGTGCCGAACCGGCACTCCAACACGATTACAGAGCTGGTGCCAGCTGTCCACCACTCTTCGAAATCCATCACGGCGCTCACCTCTGCGCAGCTGCAGAGCTGAAACCAACCCGGCAACCAGCAAACCGGCACCCACGATACCGGCGGTCAGATAGCCCAATTCCCGAAGGCCAAAGCCGCCAGGGAGCCTCGACATCAGGTCCATCTGGCTCTGGCCCTGGTAACCCACAACCCAGCGTTGCCACTGGTAATTGATCCGGTCCAGCTGGAGGCTTGCCCATTGCACCAGTGCCACATCGGCATAACGCTGGGGCGACGCCCAGTTATCTTCCAGGAAGGATCCCTCTTCCGCCACCGCGTCTCTCAGGCCGGATTCAATACGGTTCGGTGCAATGGCGGCGGTAGGATCGATCCTGACCCAACCTCTTCCGTCAATAAAGGCCTCGACCCAGGCATGGGCGTCGTATTGGCGAACAATGAGGTACTCGCCCCCGGCACCGGCTTCGCCTCCCTGATAGCCAACTACGATTCGTGCGGGAATGCCGGCGGCCCGAAGCACGAAGGTTGTTGCGCCAGCGTAGTGGGCACAGAATCCACGCCTCACATCAAACAGAAGCGCATCAATCCCGTTTTCCGGCATCGCCGGTGGCCGCAACGTGTAGAAATAGGGCTGCTGTCGAAACCGCTCCAGCAGGTTCAC
The nucleotide sequence above comes from Marinobacter gudaonensis. Encoded proteins:
- a CDS encoding DNA polymerase III subunit delta' yields the protein MTDIVQEMPWLARAWQTVQNRVADDRLPHALIVSGERGIGKRAWADAVAGLLVCERPSGQESGKPVACGRCKQCELYGAASHPDVRVYGPEKSRMVKVDQVRALSAFAVASPQVAHHKVAIIDRGDQLNINAANALLKTLEEPQPDVTLILLQESGRPLLPTIRSRCQALTIPVPGNAEANRWLINRVEQLPEGERPAADSLSKALMLAGNAPRLALEYATGDFIGLRDEALERFKEFMKSRIPLGEAARAFKTMGLEDTLWLFETWAADLARMIAGGAAKDTDSADMIGFLARTTPAWRAHELLEMVRDARAAGVYNASPELEASRLLIAWQALMPAKRSA